A genome region from Penaeus chinensis breed Huanghai No. 1 chromosome 15, ASM1920278v2, whole genome shotgun sequence includes the following:
- the LOC125032735 gene encoding RING-box protein 2-like has product MSNDVEIQEGEAENNTSDSQKPEKMFTLKKWNAVAMWSWDVECDTCAICRVQVMDACLRCQGENKQDDCVVIWGECNHSFHNCCMSLWVKQNNRCPLCQQEWSVQRVGK; this is encoded by the exons ATGAGCAACGACGTGGAAATCCAGGAAGGAGAGGCGGAAAACAACACCAGCGACTCGCAGAAACCGGAGAAGATGTTCACTCTGAAGAAGTGGAACGCTGTGGCTATGTGGAGCTGGGATGTGGAGTGTGATACTTGTGCGATCTGCAGAGTGCAGGTTATGG atGCGTGCCTGAGATGCCAGGGTGAGAACAAGCAGGACGACTGTGTAGTTATCTGGGGAGAGTGTAATCACTCTTTCCACAACTGCTGCATGAGTTTGTGGGTAAAGCAGAACAACCGCTGTCCTTTATGTCAGCAAGAATGGTCCGTGCAAAGAGTTGGAAAATAG